A genome region from Erigeron canadensis isolate Cc75 chromosome 3, C_canadensis_v1, whole genome shotgun sequence includes the following:
- the LOC122592548 gene encoding uncharacterized protein LOC122592548 isoform X2, with product MVMTLVFQNGWSCSYLWPLNEGSALLPTWVQVSNTVILFYTSNASGGQDKVLEIASRLGIKITVGVAHQFDIAKAGLGSHLRNVDGGISMYLGAAPIVECLEKYSPNVVITSRVADAALFLAPMVYELGWNWDELPLLAQGTMAGHLLECGCQLTGGYFMHPGDVYRDIPSANLLDVSLPFAEVNCDGKVCVAKADGSGGVLNFSTCAEQLLYEVGDPGAYITPDVVIDFQDVTFQSLSANKVVGSGAKPAVVSVPENLLALASKDAGWKGWGEISYGGYKCVERAKAAEFLVRSWMEEVHPGTSNRIVSYIIGLDSLKAISLDNITSMPRACEDIRLRMDGLFEQEKHAIGFTKEFIALYTNGPAGGGGISTGHKKEILLEKALVGREHIYWKISAKQNQPTNTRDHSNIVLHEASFIRLEEFLPPEIHLSPAPPGRRVHLYDVVHSRAGDKGNDMNFSIIPHFPPDIERLKVIITPDWVKRVISPLLNQSSFPGVDDIETRDKWVNEHVNVEVYEVRGICSLNVVVRNILDGGVNCSRRIDRHGKTISDLILCQEVALP from the exons ATGGTTATGACCCTCGTA TTTCAGAATGGATGGAGTTGCTCCTACCTCTGGCCATTGAACGAGGGGTCTGCATTATTACCAACATGGGTGCAAGTAAGCAACACAGTCATACTCTTTTATACTT CAAATGCATCGGGGGGTCAGGATAAAGTTCTGGAAATTGCAAGCAGGTTGGGTATAAAGATTACAGTGGGTGTGGCTCACCAATTTGATATCGCCAAAGCAG GTCTTGGTTCTCACCTGAGAAATGTGGATGGT GGTATTAGCATGTATCTAGGGGCAGCTCCTATTGTAGAGTGTCTTGAGAAGTACAGTCCCAATGTCGTCATCACTTCCCGTGTAGCTGATGCAGCCTTATTTCTAGCTCCAAtg GTTTATGAACTAGGTTGGAACTGGGATGAATTGCCGCTGCTAGCCCAGGGCACTATGGCTGGACACCTATTAGAATGTGGTTGTCAACTCACTGGAGGGTATTTTATGCATCCAG GAGACGTATATAGAGACATCCCTTCTGCAAATCTTCTAGATGTGTCTCTTCCATTTGCCGAAGTTAATTGTGATGGTAAAGTGTGTGTAGCAAAAGCAGATGGGAGTGGTGGAGTGTTAAACTTCAGTACCTGCGCTGAACAGCTTCTTTATGAGGTAGGGGATCCAGGTGCCTATATTACCCCAGATGTG GTTATCGATTTCCAAGATGTTACGTTTCAGTCATTATCAGCCAATAAAGTTGTCGGCTCTGGAGCAAAACCTGCTGTAGTATCTGTACCTGAAAACCTTTTAGCACTAGCTTCGAAG GATGCTGGATGGAAAGGATGGGGAGAGATATCCTATGGTGGATATAAATGTGTGGAACGGGCTAAAGCTGCTGAATTTCTG GTGAGATCATGGATGGAAGAAGTACATCCTGGAACTAGTAACCGTATAGTGTCTTATATAATCGGATTGGACAGCCTCAAGGCAATTAGCCTTGACAATATCACCTCGATGCCGAGGGCTTGTGAAGATATTCGATTGAGAATGGATGGGTTATTTGAGCAAGAGAAACATGCTATTGGGTTTACTAAAGAGTTCATAGCTTTGTACACAAATGGACCTGCTGGTGGTGGAGGTATCAG CACAGGACACAAGAAAGAGATCCTGCTAGAGAAAGCACTG GTTGGGCGTGAACATATTTACTGGAAAATCTCAGCAAAGCAAAACCAACCAACAAATACAAGGGATCATAGCAACATAGTCCTCCACGAAGCATCATTTATTCGTCTTGAGGAGTTTTTACCTCCTGAGATTCACCTGTCTCCAGCTCCCCCAGGAAGAAGAGTCCATCTCTATGATGTAGTCCACAGCAGAGCTGGTGACAAAGGTAACGACATGAACTTCTCGATCATCCCACATTTCCCTCCAGATATTGAGCGTCTCAAGGTCATCATAACTCCAGATTGGGTCAAACGTGTCATTTCACCTCTTCTAAACCAATCATCCTTCCCAGGCGTGGATGATATAGAAACACGAGACAAATGGGTCAATGAACACGTTAACGTGGAGGTTTATGAGGTCCGTGGCATCTGTTCATTGAATGTTGTCGTGAGGAACATTCTAGATGGTGGCGTTAACTGTTCAAGAAGAATTGATAGGCATGGGAAAACTATATCTGACCTCATATTGTGCCAAGAAGTTGCTCTGCCCTAG
- the LOC122592548 gene encoding uncharacterized protein LOC122592548 isoform X1, with amino-acid sequence MANQLPEEFISVGEPETHNCEIRLRVSPKKRKEKVFVGCGAGFGGDRPLAALKLLRKVKDLHYLVLECLAERTLADRYQALKSGGDGYDPRISEWMELLLPLAIERGVCIITNMGATNASGGQDKVLEIASRLGIKITVGVAHQFDIAKAGLGSHLRNVDGGISMYLGAAPIVECLEKYSPNVVITSRVADAALFLAPMVYELGWNWDELPLLAQGTMAGHLLECGCQLTGGYFMHPGDVYRDIPSANLLDVSLPFAEVNCDGKVCVAKADGSGGVLNFSTCAEQLLYEVGDPGAYITPDVVIDFQDVTFQSLSANKVVGSGAKPAVVSVPENLLALASKDAGWKGWGEISYGGYKCVERAKAAEFLVRSWMEEVHPGTSNRIVSYIIGLDSLKAISLDNITSMPRACEDIRLRMDGLFEQEKHAIGFTKEFIALYTNGPAGGGGISTGHKKEILLEKALVGREHIYWKISAKQNQPTNTRDHSNIVLHEASFIRLEEFLPPEIHLSPAPPGRRVHLYDVVHSRAGDKGNDMNFSIIPHFPPDIERLKVIITPDWVKRVISPLLNQSSFPGVDDIETRDKWVNEHVNVEVYEVRGICSLNVVVRNILDGGVNCSRRIDRHGKTISDLILCQEVALP; translated from the exons CTGCCAGAGGAATTTATCAGTGTTGGTGAGCCCGAGACTCATAACTGTGAGATCAGGCTG AGAGTTAGTCCTAAGAAACGAAAGGAAAAAGTTTTTGTTGGTTGTGGTGCTGGTTTTGGAGGTGATAGACCGTTGGCAGCTCTTAAGTTACTTCGAAAAGTTAAAGATCTCCACTACCTTGTACTTGAATGCTTAGCAGAGCGCACCCTTGCTGACCGCTACCAAGCATTGAAATCAGGCGGTGATGGTTATGACCCTCGTA TTTCAGAATGGATGGAGTTGCTCCTACCTCTGGCCATTGAACGAGGGGTCTGCATTATTACCAACATGGGTGCAA CAAATGCATCGGGGGGTCAGGATAAAGTTCTGGAAATTGCAAGCAGGTTGGGTATAAAGATTACAGTGGGTGTGGCTCACCAATTTGATATCGCCAAAGCAG GTCTTGGTTCTCACCTGAGAAATGTGGATGGT GGTATTAGCATGTATCTAGGGGCAGCTCCTATTGTAGAGTGTCTTGAGAAGTACAGTCCCAATGTCGTCATCACTTCCCGTGTAGCTGATGCAGCCTTATTTCTAGCTCCAAtg GTTTATGAACTAGGTTGGAACTGGGATGAATTGCCGCTGCTAGCCCAGGGCACTATGGCTGGACACCTATTAGAATGTGGTTGTCAACTCACTGGAGGGTATTTTATGCATCCAG GAGACGTATATAGAGACATCCCTTCTGCAAATCTTCTAGATGTGTCTCTTCCATTTGCCGAAGTTAATTGTGATGGTAAAGTGTGTGTAGCAAAAGCAGATGGGAGTGGTGGAGTGTTAAACTTCAGTACCTGCGCTGAACAGCTTCTTTATGAGGTAGGGGATCCAGGTGCCTATATTACCCCAGATGTG GTTATCGATTTCCAAGATGTTACGTTTCAGTCATTATCAGCCAATAAAGTTGTCGGCTCTGGAGCAAAACCTGCTGTAGTATCTGTACCTGAAAACCTTTTAGCACTAGCTTCGAAG GATGCTGGATGGAAAGGATGGGGAGAGATATCCTATGGTGGATATAAATGTGTGGAACGGGCTAAAGCTGCTGAATTTCTG GTGAGATCATGGATGGAAGAAGTACATCCTGGAACTAGTAACCGTATAGTGTCTTATATAATCGGATTGGACAGCCTCAAGGCAATTAGCCTTGACAATATCACCTCGATGCCGAGGGCTTGTGAAGATATTCGATTGAGAATGGATGGGTTATTTGAGCAAGAGAAACATGCTATTGGGTTTACTAAAGAGTTCATAGCTTTGTACACAAATGGACCTGCTGGTGGTGGAGGTATCAG CACAGGACACAAGAAAGAGATCCTGCTAGAGAAAGCACTG GTTGGGCGTGAACATATTTACTGGAAAATCTCAGCAAAGCAAAACCAACCAACAAATACAAGGGATCATAGCAACATAGTCCTCCACGAAGCATCATTTATTCGTCTTGAGGAGTTTTTACCTCCTGAGATTCACCTGTCTCCAGCTCCCCCAGGAAGAAGAGTCCATCTCTATGATGTAGTCCACAGCAGAGCTGGTGACAAAGGTAACGACATGAACTTCTCGATCATCCCACATTTCCCTCCAGATATTGAGCGTCTCAAGGTCATCATAACTCCAGATTGGGTCAAACGTGTCATTTCACCTCTTCTAAACCAATCATCCTTCCCAGGCGTGGATGATATAGAAACACGAGACAAATGGGTCAATGAACACGTTAACGTGGAGGTTTATGAGGTCCGTGGCATCTGTTCATTGAATGTTGTCGTGAGGAACATTCTAGATGGTGGCGTTAACTGTTCAAGAAGAATTGATAGGCATGGGAAAACTATATCTGACCTCATATTGTGCCAAGAAGTTGCTCTGCCCTAG
- the LOC122592154 gene encoding G-type lectin S-receptor-like serine/threonine-protein kinase SD2-5: MAPSIALFISILSILPLHTPTAAHIPNDYSTTNIANLSTTWTNDESAPNSFNFQDGSMVISIFFMSSSSSSSSVEPKFGCGFICNGTCLLYHFGIFIIIVDPVDFGSVPPQVVWLANRDDPVGLGATLSLTAAGELVLRNYVGTTVWTSNTAGKSVIGMNLTDTGNLVLFDPHGSVVWQSFDYPTDSLLPGQKLSQGQKLIASVSSSNWTTQQSLYSFTVSLHGLYAFFESNSHQYAYYNSSVRYANMPGEEDKIISHVRFLNGSLSVIYTKKTGSFRGFDIPFTSSMSYIKLMSDGHLKMFEWKKEWSVVADLLSAYGDSCHTYPLACGRNALCINDNCECPGATNFPVKDYFRSVNEKEPYLGCYETIPITCNATQDQDFIDLGDHFEHFTFQVDKEAVDLETCKQACLNNCACKAVVFQYNGTAGNCYLPSELLTLKSYSTKASRVFIKVQKALPLDTFQASGQLIDKNFHVEKALGIAIGSFLSLLAVVGFIVFVIRKRKRKSEIEEECLDQVAGMPTRFSYEELKTATDNFSKSLGQGGFGSVFEGILEDGMKIAVKCLEDVAQVKKSFLAEVQSIGNIHHVNLVRLIGFCAWKSKRLLVYEFMGNGSLERWIYHGDGEHMLEWAYRKKIILDIAKGLAYLHEDCRQKIIHLDIKPQNILLDDHFNAKVSDFGLSKLIERNQTQVMTTMRGTPGYLAPEWLSSVITEKVDVYSFGILLLEILCGRKNFDISEPEESQHLLKLLQKSWQQGMLLDMVDKYSEDMQAHGAEVVEMLKLASWCLQTDYTERPSMSSVVKVIEGGLNVVESNLDYNFTDPRMQKKAVGHEEELTQLFPSLLSGPR; the protein is encoded by the coding sequence ATGGCACCATCAATTGCCTTGTTTATAAGCATCTTGTCGATCTTGCCGCTACACACACCCACCGCTGCCCATATTCCTAACGACTATTCTACTACTAATATTGCAAATCTTTCCACCACATGGACCAACGATGAATCGGCTCCCAACTCGTTTAATTTTCAAGATGGGTCAATGGTCATATCTATATTCTTCatgagtagtagtagtagttcaTCATCAGTTGAACCCAAATTTGGTTGTGGGTTCATCTGTAACGGAACTTGTTTACTTTACCATTTTGGCATATTCATTATAATTGTAGATCCTGTTGACTTTGGTAGCGTACCTCCACAAGTTGTCTGGTTAGCAAACAGAGATGATCCAGTTGGACTTGGAGCAACACTGAGTCTTACAGCAGCTGGAGAGCTGGTTCTACGGAATTATGTTGGTACCACCGTTTGGACTAGCAATACAGCTGGAAAGTCTGTCATTGGCATGAATTTGACTGATACGGGAAATTTGGTGCTGTTTGATCCCCATGGCTCGGTGGTTTGGCAATCATTTGATTATCCAACTGACTCTTTGTTACCTGGCCAAAAACTGTCACAAGGACAGAAGCTGATAGCTAGTGTTTCGTCAAGCAATTGGACGACCCAACAAAGTCTATATTCGTTTACAGTCTCTCTTCACGGTTTGTATGCTTTTTTTGAATCAAACTCGCATCAATATGCTTACTACAACTCGTCTGTTAGATATGCTAACATGCCAGGCGaagaagataaaattataagtcATGTTAGGTTCTTGAATGGTAGTTTGTCAGTCATTTATACAAAGAAAACGGGTAGCTTTCGAGGCTTTGATATCCCCTTTACATCATCCATGTCTTACATAAAACTAATGTCAGATGGGCATTTGAAAATGTTTGAATGGAAAAAAGAGTGGAGCGTCGTGGCTGATCTACTGTCTGCATATGGTGACTCATGTCATACATACCCTCTGGCTTGTGGGAGAAATGCCCTTTGCATAAATGATAATTGTGAATGTCCAGGAGCAACAAACTTTCCAGTGAAAGATTATTTTAGATCAGTAAATGAGAAAGAACCTTATCTCGGCTGCTATGAAACTATTCCCATCACATGCAATGCTACGCAAGATCAAGATTTTATTGATCTTGGTGATCACTTTGAGCATTTTACCTTCCAGGTCGACAAAGAAGCAGTGGACTTGGAGACCTGCAAACAAGCGTGTTTAAACAATTGTGCGTGCAAAGCAGTTGTATTCCAGTATAACGGGACTGCTGGGAATTGTTATTTACCTTCCGAGCTCCTTACTTTGAAATCATACTCAACAAAGGCGAGTAGAGTTTTCATAAAAGTTCAGAAAGCGCTTCCTTTGGATACCTTCCAAGCTTCTGGTCAATTGATAGATAAAAATTTCCATGTTGAAAAGGCATTAGGTATCGCAATTGGAAGTTTCTTGTCTCTGCTAGCTGTTGTtggttttattgtttttgtaattCGCAAGCGAAAAAGGAAATCTGAGATAGAGGAAGAGTGTTTAGATCAGGTGGCGGGAATGCCCACTCGGTTTTCCTATGAGGAACTGAAAACCGCAACAGATAACTTCAGTAAAAGCCTTGGCCAAGGAGGATTCGGGTCAGTCTTTGAAGGGATTCTGGAAGACGGCATGAAGATTGCAGTAAAATGTCTAGAAGACGTTGCACAAGTTAAGAAATCATTCCTAGCTGAGGTTCAATCCATTGGCAACATTCATCATGTGAACTTAGTGAGACTAATAGGATTTTGTGCATGGAAATCAAAACGACTTCTTGTATACGAGTTCATGGGTAATGGATCATTAGAAAGGTGGATTTACCATGGAGATGGTGAGCACATGCTTGAATGGGCATACAGAAAGAAAATCATTCTTGATATAGCCAAAGGTTTAGCATATCTCCATGAAGATTGTAGACAAAAAATAATCCATCTTGACATCAAACCTCAAAACATACTCCTAGACGACCATTTCAACGCCAAAGTATCTGACTTTGGGTTGTCCAAGCTTATCGAACGCAATCAAACCCAGGTGATGACTACCATGAGAGGCACCCCTGGATATCTTGCTCCAGAATGGTTGAGCTCAGTTATCACCGAGAAAGTGGATGTATACAGTTTTGGGATCCTTCTCTTGGAGATCTTGTGTGGGAGGAAGAACTTTGACATATCCGAGCCAGAAGAAAGTCAGCACTTGCTCAAATTGCTTCAAAAAAGCTGGCAGCAAGGAATGCTGTTAGATATGGTCGACAAGTACAGCGAAGATATGCAAGCACATGGTGCAGAAGTTGTGGAGATGCTGAAATTGGCTTCATGGTGTTTACAAACTGACTATACAGAAAGGCCTTCTATGTCATCAGTGGTTAAGGTGATAGAAGGAGGGTTGAATGTTGTTGAGTCAAACTTGGATTACAATTTCACGGATCCAAGAATGCAGAAAAAAGCAGTTGGACATGAGGAAGAGTTGACTCAATTGTTTCCTTCTCTTCTCTCAGGGCCAAGATAA
- the LOC122590678 gene encoding LIM domain-containing protein PLIM2b-like — MSFTGTLDKCKACDKTVYFVDLLSVDGVTYHKTCFRCSHCNGSLVMSNYSSMDGVLYCKTHFEQLFKESGNFSKNFQTTSKPERDNSSAKTPSKLSFVFCGTQDKCRACDKTVYPLEKMTMEGEPYHKSCFKCAHGGCPLTHSSYAALDGILYCRHHFAQLFMEKGTFSHVLQAANQKKNPPASSSEEQPDQQEEQHDQQEEQQEEQQPSQDDSETNDESQTEPPPPPEDEQPKEEEEEEEKEEEEREEEQSKTE, encoded by the exons ATGTCATTTACGGGAACATTAGACAAATGCAAAGCTTGTGATAAGACGGtttattttgttgatttattgTCCGTGGACGGAGTCACTTACCATAAAACATGCTTCCGGTGCAGCCATTGCAATGGATCGCTCGTG ATGAGCAACTACTCCTCCATGGATGGAGTCTTGTATTGCAAGACTCATTTTGAACAACTTTTTAAAGAATCTGGAAATTTCAGCAAGAACTTTCAAACAACAT CAAAACCAGAAAGAGACAATTCATCG GCAAAGACACCAAGCAAGTTATCATTTGTGTTCTGTGGGACTCAAGACAAATGTAGAGCTTGCGACAAAACTGTTTATCCTCTCGAAAAG atgacaATGGAAGGAGAACCATATCACAAGTCTTGCTTCAAATGTGCTCATGGAGGGTGTCCTCTAACGCACTCATCATATGCTGCCCTTGATGGCATATTGTATTGTAGGCACCATTTTGCTCAACTCTTCATGGAAAAGGGGACTTTCTCTCATGTTCTCCAAGCTgcaaaccaaaagaaaaaccCCCCTGCCTCCTCATCCGAAGAGCAACCCGATCAACAAGAAGAGCAACATGATCAACAAGAAGAGCAACAAGAGGAGCAACAACCATCACAAGACGACAGTGAAACTAACGATGAAAGCCAAACcgagccaccaccaccacccgagGATGAACAAcccaaagaagaagaagaagaagaagaaaaggaagaagaagaaagagaagaAGAGCAATCAAAAACAGAATAA